The following are from one region of the Cytobacillus firmus genome:
- a CDS encoding extracellular solute-binding protein, with protein sequence MKKSLSFFMMLVLVIGMLAACGPQREAQPEKTDKDNGTGENQAEEPKPEKLVVWEDTDKGVALKPAIESFEKEYGIKVEFKELGMADKIRDQLRLDGPAGNAPDVVTLPHDQIGQVVTEGLLQEIKVDDSVLDTFTESSISAQMYDGKLYGLPKATETPVFIYNKALMDKAPETMDELYTQAKELTTGGQYGFLALFDNFYFAHGPIAGMGGYVFNENDGALDREDVGLNNEGAVEGAEFIQKWYSEGLFPKGIIGESGGAAMDGLFNEGKAVSVMNGPWALQGMKDAGIDVGVSVMPKLPNGEHVKTFMGVKGWNVTAFTKNPYWATKLVEHITNEENAKIRFETTQEIPPVKSLIEDPVIADNEAAKAVAEQSQYAVPMPNIPEMAEVWGPMASALQTIATGKAEPKAALDDAVKTIKTNIETNHPAK encoded by the coding sequence ATGAAAAAGTCACTATCTTTCTTTATGATGCTGGTATTGGTAATAGGAATGCTGGCAGCTTGCGGTCCTCAGCGTGAGGCACAGCCGGAAAAAACAGATAAAGATAACGGCACAGGTGAAAACCAGGCTGAAGAGCCGAAACCGGAAAAATTAGTAGTTTGGGAAGACACAGATAAAGGCGTAGCATTAAAGCCTGCCATTGAGTCTTTTGAAAAAGAATATGGAATTAAAGTTGAATTCAAAGAATTAGGCATGGCTGATAAAATCCGTGACCAATTAAGACTTGATGGACCTGCAGGAAATGCACCTGACGTTGTTACACTTCCTCATGACCAAATTGGCCAGGTTGTAACAGAAGGTCTTCTTCAGGAAATCAAAGTTGATGACAGCGTTCTTGATACTTTCACAGAATCATCCATCAGTGCTCAAATGTATGACGGAAAACTATATGGTCTTCCAAAAGCAACTGAAACACCAGTTTTCATCTATAATAAAGCATTAATGGATAAAGCTCCTGAAACAATGGATGAGCTTTATACTCAAGCTAAAGAATTAACAACTGGCGGACAGTATGGATTCCTGGCTTTATTCGATAACTTCTATTTCGCTCACGGCCCTATCGCTGGCATGGGCGGATATGTTTTCAATGAAAATGACGGAGCATTAGACCGTGAAGATGTTGGTTTGAATAACGAAGGCGCTGTTGAAGGTGCTGAATTTATTCAAAAATGGTACAGCGAAGGCTTATTCCCTAAAGGAATTATCGGGGAAAGCGGAGGAGCTGCAATGGATGGCCTATTCAATGAAGGAAAAGCTGTTTCTGTAATGAATGGTCCATGGGCACTTCAAGGAATGAAGGATGCAGGGATCGATGTTGGTGTATCTGTAATGCCTAAGCTTCCAAACGGTGAGCATGTTAAAACATTCATGGGTGTTAAGGGATGGAATGTAACTGCATTCACTAAAAACCCTTATTGGGCAACCAAGTTAGTTGAACATATTACAAATGAAGAAAACGCAAAAATCCGTTTTGAGACAACTCAGGAAATCCCTCCTGTAAAATCTCTTATTGAAGATCCGGTAATCGCAGACAATGAAGCTGCAAAAGCTGTTGCTGAGCAGTCTCAATACGCGGTTCCAATGCCAAATATTCCTGAAATGGCTGAAGTTTGGGGACCAATGGCCTCTGCACTTCAAACAATTGCAACAGGTAAAGCGGAGCCAAAAGCAGCGCTTGATGATGCAGTTAAAACGATCAAAACAAATATTGAAACAAATCACCCTGCCAAGTAA
- a CDS encoding alpha-glycosidase, whose translation MEKAAIIHYPADHFVYPISRETLHIRLQTKKDDISKVTLLHGDQYLWADGKWQYEKTDMQKSGSDGIHDYWHAYINPPFRRSRYGFHLKSGEEELILTEKGFYEEAPADSGYYFNFPYLHPEEVFQAPSWVKDTVWYQIFPERFANGNPDNDPKGVLPWGSEEPSTNNYFGGDFEGVIEHLDYLVELGITGIYFTPVFKAFSNHKYDTIDYLEIDPQFGSKDTLKRLVKECHDRDIKVMLDAVFNHSGYYFPPFQDVLEKGETSPYKDWFHPHSFPLRGGEHPNYETFAFVEQMPKLNTKNPDVKKYLLKVARYWIEDFDIDGWRLDVANEVDHQFWREFRQTVKNIKPDLYILGEIWHNSMPWLRGDQFDAVMNYPFTTNLLNLIAKKSINGSEFANNMTAEINSYPANVYESAFNLVGSHDTPRILTECEENKDRVKLIYTLLFTFMGSPCLYYGDEIGLSGVMDPGCRKCMEWDVAKQDRELFSHIQKLIKVRKEEKLLANEGHFEFIQTDPNIVAYRKYDDEKTIIVLANPADESAEFVLPYPLKGVKVTNMLTDKEFAAEAENLKVQLDGWGFEILSFPASFTK comes from the coding sequence ATGGAAAAGGCAGCCATCATACACTACCCTGCTGATCATTTTGTTTATCCTATCAGCAGGGAAACCTTACATATTAGACTGCAAACAAAGAAAGATGATATTTCTAAAGTTACTTTACTGCACGGTGATCAGTACTTATGGGCAGATGGTAAATGGCAGTATGAAAAAACAGATATGCAGAAATCAGGTTCTGATGGGATTCATGACTATTGGCATGCCTATATTAACCCGCCATTTAGAAGATCCCGGTACGGATTTCACTTAAAGTCCGGTGAAGAAGAATTAATTTTGACTGAAAAAGGCTTTTACGAGGAGGCTCCTGCTGATTCAGGTTATTATTTCAACTTTCCATACCTGCACCCTGAAGAAGTATTTCAAGCCCCATCCTGGGTGAAGGATACGGTCTGGTATCAGATTTTCCCGGAAAGATTTGCTAACGGAAATCCGGACAATGACCCTAAAGGTGTTCTTCCCTGGGGAAGTGAGGAGCCTTCTACGAATAACTATTTTGGCGGAGATTTTGAAGGTGTTATTGAACATCTGGACTATCTCGTGGAACTCGGCATTACCGGCATCTATTTCACACCTGTTTTTAAGGCATTTTCCAACCATAAATATGATACAATTGACTATCTGGAAATTGATCCCCAGTTTGGTTCGAAGGATACTTTAAAGAGACTTGTAAAAGAATGCCATGATCGGGATATTAAAGTCATGCTGGATGCCGTTTTCAACCATAGCGGATACTACTTCCCCCCATTTCAGGATGTGCTTGAGAAGGGAGAAACATCACCTTATAAGGACTGGTTCCATCCGCATAGTTTCCCTCTGAGAGGCGGGGAGCACCCTAATTATGAGACCTTCGCTTTTGTAGAGCAGATGCCAAAACTGAATACAAAAAATCCAGATGTGAAAAAATATTTGCTCAAAGTAGCCAGATACTGGATTGAAGATTTTGATATAGACGGCTGGCGGCTGGATGTGGCAAATGAAGTTGACCATCAGTTCTGGCGTGAATTCAGGCAGACTGTAAAAAACATCAAACCAGACCTCTATATATTAGGTGAAATCTGGCACAACTCTATGCCATGGCTGCGCGGAGACCAATTTGATGCTGTCATGAATTATCCTTTTACCACCAACCTGCTAAATTTAATTGCGAAGAAATCCATAAACGGCAGTGAGTTCGCCAATAATATGACCGCTGAAATTAACAGCTATCCTGCCAATGTCTATGAATCTGCATTCAATCTGGTTGGAAGCCATGATACACCGAGGATCTTAACGGAATGTGAAGAAAACAAAGACAGGGTAAAGCTAATTTACACACTATTATTCACCTTTATGGGTTCACCATGCCTATATTATGGAGATGAAATTGGACTAAGTGGTGTAATGGATCCCGGATGCAGAAAATGCATGGAATGGGATGTGGCAAAACAGGACCGTGAATTGTTTTCTCATATTCAAAAGCTTATCAAGGTTCGGAAGGAAGAAAAGCTGCTCGCAAATGAAGGTCATTTTGAATTTATCCAGACAGATCCTAATATAGTTGCATACCGAAAATACGATGATGAAAAAACCATTATAGTACTCGCCAACCCTGCGGATGAAAGTGCGGAATTTGTATTGCCTTATCCGCTAAAGGGTGTTAAGGTAACGAATATGCTTACAGACAAAGAATTTGCAGCTGAAGCGGAAAACCTTAAAGTTCAGCTTGATGGCTGGGGGTTTGAAATCCTGTCCTTCCCTGCAAGCTTCACTAAATAG
- a CDS encoding MATE family efflux transporter, whose protein sequence is MTKNQKKMTLFALTWPIFIEILLHMLMGNADTLMLSQYSDESVAAVGVSNQILSLVIVMFGFVATGTSILIAQNLGAKNNKTAAEISIVSLGANLVFGVILSILLFVSGKPLLRMMDLPEELLSQANAYLVIVGGFSFVQALIMTIGAIIRSYGFTRDVMYITIGMNILNVIGNYLFIFGPFGFPVLGVEGVAISTVVSRLVGLAAAVAVLLRRTEKALPFRLLFRFPKEHIKDLLKIGIPSAGEHLSYNGSQMVITIFIAALGTEALTAKVYTQNIMMFIFLFSVAISQGTQILIGHMVGGKDYEAAYKRCMKSLRLAIMISFGTAVLFSLFSEKLMGIFTSNPDIIKVGSVLILLTILLEPGRSFNLVVINSLRAAGDVKFPVYMGILSMWGVSVTLSYVLGIHFGLGLAGIWIAFIADEWLRGLLMLWRWRSRVWVNKSFVSSKAV, encoded by the coding sequence ATGACTAAGAACCAGAAAAAAATGACATTATTTGCTCTAACCTGGCCGATTTTCATTGAAATATTGCTTCATATGCTCATGGGAAATGCCGACACACTTATGCTTTCGCAATATTCGGATGAATCTGTGGCTGCCGTCGGGGTGTCAAATCAGATCCTTTCGCTCGTAATCGTCATGTTTGGATTTGTAGCGACCGGGACATCCATCCTTATTGCCCAAAATCTTGGCGCAAAAAATAACAAAACGGCTGCTGAAATTTCGATTGTCTCCCTGGGGGCAAACCTGGTATTTGGGGTAATCCTCAGTATTCTTCTATTCGTATCAGGCAAACCGCTGCTCCGCATGATGGATTTGCCTGAGGAGCTACTAAGCCAGGCAAACGCCTACTTAGTCATTGTTGGCGGCTTTTCCTTTGTTCAGGCATTAATTATGACCATTGGGGCCATCATCAGAAGTTATGGATTTACAAGAGATGTTATGTACATTACTATCGGCATGAACATTTTAAATGTTATTGGCAATTACTTATTTATTTTTGGCCCATTCGGTTTTCCGGTATTGGGTGTAGAAGGAGTGGCCATCTCTACTGTCGTCAGCAGATTGGTCGGATTGGCTGCTGCTGTCGCTGTCCTGCTTAGAAGAACGGAAAAAGCACTTCCGTTCCGATTACTTTTCCGCTTTCCAAAGGAACATATCAAAGACCTTTTAAAAATCGGGATCCCTTCAGCAGGAGAACATTTATCCTATAATGGATCGCAAATGGTGATTACTATTTTCATCGCTGCTCTCGGAACAGAGGCTTTAACTGCAAAGGTGTATACGCAGAATATCATGATGTTCATATTCCTTTTCAGTGTGGCTATCAGCCAGGGCACACAAATCCTGATAGGCCATATGGTAGGCGGAAAGGATTATGAGGCAGCCTATAAAAGATGTATGAAAAGCCTGCGCCTTGCCATCATGATTTCATTCGGGACTGCGGTTCTTTTCTCCCTGTTCTCAGAAAAATTGATGGGCATATTCACTTCTAATCCAGATATCATAAAGGTTGGCAGTGTTCTCATTCTTTTGACCATCCTCCTGGAGCCAGGCAGATCGTTTAATTTAGTCGTCATTAACTCCCTTCGTGCAGCCGGCGATGTAAAATTCCCCGTTTATATGGGGATCTTGTCCATGTGGGGCGTAAGTGTTACCCTTTCCTATGTTCTGGGAATTCATTTTGGACTGGGTCTTGCCGGCATTTGGATCGCTTTTATTGCCGATGAATGGCTTAGAGGATTGCTCATGTTATGGCGCTGGAGATCCAGAGTCTGGGTGAATAAGTCGTTCGTGTCTTCAAAAGCAGTATAA
- the asnB gene encoding asparagine synthase (glutamine-hydrolyzing) has translation MCGITGWIDFQKDLRKESAAVGKMADTLAKRGPDETNIWTDVHAGFGHKRLIVVDPAGGKQPMTREKHQNRYTICYNGELYNTEDLRKELLIKGYSFEGHSDTEVLLTSYIEWGENCLQYLNGIYAFAVWDEKKEQLFIGRDRLGVKPLFYKETKHGILFGSELKAILAHPEVKAEVGREGLAEIFGLGPSRSPGSGVFRGIDELRPAHALIFSRNGLKAWRYWNVKSAPHEDNVEETAERVRELFTDAVTRQLVSDVPLCTFLSGGVDSSAITAIAAKAYEKDGKGQLTTYSIDYEGNDEFFKANEFQPNSDGAFIQKMSQTFNTKHNSSIITQKQLAEDLIESVHVRDLPGMADVDSSLLWFCREIKKDFVVSLSGECADEIFGGYPWFHREEDLKRKGFPWMRSLEARQGLLKENWRKKLNLQGYAMEKYLQAISETPSLDGENREDASRRELFYINMIYFMTTLLDRKDRMSMGASLEVRVPFADHRLVEYVWNIPWEIKMHGNREKGILRKALEGILPNEVLYRKKSPYPKTHNPAYTAAVQKMLNGYLEDRSSALYEFFDSGQLRDIIESGGDSFREPWFGQLMTGPQLLAHLAQIHVWFKDYNINIAD, from the coding sequence GTGTGTGGAATTACCGGCTGGATTGACTTCCAAAAGGATTTGAGAAAAGAATCTGCAGCAGTTGGCAAAATGGCGGATACGCTGGCAAAGCGGGGTCCAGATGAAACAAACATATGGACAGATGTTCATGCTGGATTCGGCCATAAAAGGTTAATCGTTGTAGACCCGGCAGGCGGAAAACAGCCAATGACTAGGGAAAAACATCAAAACCGCTATACGATTTGCTATAATGGAGAGCTTTATAATACGGAAGATCTCCGTAAAGAACTCCTTATAAAAGGATATTCGTTTGAAGGCCATTCTGACACTGAGGTTTTGCTGACTTCTTATATAGAATGGGGAGAAAATTGCCTTCAATATTTGAATGGCATCTATGCATTCGCAGTTTGGGATGAAAAGAAAGAACAATTATTTATTGGCAGGGATCGTTTAGGGGTAAAACCATTATTTTATAAGGAAACGAAACATGGCATATTATTTGGATCTGAATTAAAAGCAATTTTAGCCCACCCTGAAGTTAAGGCGGAAGTCGGCAGGGAAGGTTTAGCTGAAATCTTTGGACTGGGGCCATCACGATCTCCGGGATCGGGTGTTTTCAGAGGCATTGATGAATTAAGGCCTGCTCATGCGCTGATCTTTTCGAGAAATGGGCTGAAGGCATGGCGTTATTGGAATGTGAAAAGTGCCCCTCATGAGGATAATGTTGAAGAGACGGCTGAGCGAGTCAGGGAACTATTTACGGATGCTGTGACAAGGCAGCTGGTTTCGGATGTACCGTTATGCACGTTCCTTTCCGGCGGAGTGGATTCCAGTGCGATTACAGCTATCGCTGCAAAAGCTTACGAAAAAGACGGTAAGGGCCAACTCACCACTTATTCGATAGATTATGAGGGAAATGATGAGTTTTTCAAGGCTAATGAGTTTCAGCCTAATTCTGATGGAGCATTTATACAGAAGATGTCCCAGACCTTTAATACGAAACATAACAGCAGTATAATCACCCAGAAGCAGCTGGCAGAGGATTTAATCGAATCTGTGCATGTAAGGGATCTTCCGGGTATGGCTGATGTCGATTCCTCCCTGCTATGGTTTTGCAGGGAAATAAAAAAGGACTTTGTTGTCAGTCTGTCGGGGGAATGTGCTGATGAAATATTTGGCGGCTATCCATGGTTCCATAGAGAGGAAGACTTAAAGAGGAAGGGATTCCCATGGATGAGGTCACTCGAAGCCAGACAGGGCCTATTGAAAGAAAATTGGAGGAAGAAACTGAACCTTCAGGGTTATGCTATGGAAAAGTATCTTCAGGCAATCTCCGAAACTCCTTCGCTAGACGGGGAGAACAGGGAGGACGCAAGCAGGAGAGAGCTTTTCTATATTAATATGATTTACTTTATGACGACCTTATTGGACCGTAAAGACAGAATGAGCATGGGGGCCAGCCTTGAAGTACGGGTGCCTTTTGCCGATCATCGGCTTGTGGAGTATGTGTGGAATATTCCGTGGGAGATCAAAATGCATGGAAACCGCGAAAAAGGAATTCTTCGCAAAGCACTTGAAGGTATACTGCCGAATGAAGTGTTATACAGAAAGAAAAGCCCTTATCCCAAAACGCATAATCCAGCATATACAGCTGCAGTCCAGAAAATGCTCAATGGATACCTCGAGGACCGCTCATCAGCACTGTATGAATTCTTTGACAGCGGCCAGCTGAGGGATATTATTGAGTCGGGAGGTGACTCATTCCGGGAACCATGGTTTGGGCAGCTCATGACTGGTCCCCAGCTGTTAGCTCACCTTGCACAGATCCATGTGTGGTTTAAGGATTATAATATAAATATTGCAGATTAA
- a CDS encoding DUF2777 domain-containing protein encodes MNRQQRTKLIEYQSRAFTEGTVEYINDQWVFFDHETDEASILDEFLHQEMEVFRFKRWKKGTLFEDGKVAFDDETFHLKNQDSIRIRKHLVFSLERLLEEMNDDAFYQFVTTLNSMQFSVYDCIYCYNQLAFFNDKDRKSGVNFIVFDNQDHICNVQHHFCYYEKMSDRFEFTLNSGKRMVIEKISS; translated from the coding sequence ATGAATAGACAGCAGCGAACAAAGCTTATCGAATATCAATCCCGTGCTTTTACAGAAGGCACTGTAGAGTATATCAATGATCAATGGGTATTTTTTGACCATGAAACAGATGAAGCATCCATACTGGACGAATTCCTCCATCAGGAAATGGAGGTGTTCCGCTTTAAACGCTGGAAGAAAGGCACTTTATTCGAGGATGGCAAGGTGGCTTTTGATGATGAAACATTTCACTTGAAGAACCAGGATTCGATTCGCATTCGTAAGCATCTGGTTTTCTCTCTCGAAAGATTATTGGAGGAAATGAATGATGACGCCTTCTACCAGTTCGTAACCACTCTAAATTCCATGCAATTTTCGGTCTATGACTGCATTTATTGCTATAACCAGCTCGCATTTTTTAATGATAAAGACAGGAAAAGCGGTGTTAACTTCATCGTTTTTGATAACCAGGATCATATTTGCAATGTGCAGCATCATTTTTGCTATTATGAAAAAATGAGTGACCGGTTTGAATTTACCCTAAACAGCGGAAAAAGAATGGTAATTGAGAAAATTTCTTCATAA
- a CDS encoding EAL domain-containing protein — MAQTITCLYKNISGLNSFIDLNELTEYPNLLVQVFTGTPESLFIAEIQKELKNKLPFAHIAGCSTSGEIHDGRITEKQTIICFTIFEKTELKSFLLNRSDFKDSYEMGKALARELAIFNTEAVIIFPAGFDVDSTDLLEGINETQPNMVISGGLAGDNGLFQEGFSFTQEGITSDGLAAVALQSGHLSVRHFENYQWQEIGKSFTVTKAEGSIIYSLDDKRPLTILKRYLGEAFIKELPKSGTEFPFLLQYRGEKVSVFIIKLLENGAIKVNRRVEAGDTLTFAYANLEDIIDRSLKELKQLDQVSPESIFIYNCMARKQFARDFTEKELAMFQKIAPSNGFFSYGEISCRKGGHPQMVGHSLTYLALSENSAEAKKEQQNEFVYEKTAQFNTITSLTHLMHASQDDIKSLNSSLKMSEQYYKSLFDNNADFVYSTDLKGNFTSVNPAFEKTFGYSREEIIGKTALSYVSDMDVQRVRMHFYRALRGKEQYYNVYIDSKTGEKNLFQLKNIPITVNGECVGIYGIGRNITEQKKIEEKITELAFFDRDTGLPNRMKFTEQLEMQLKRARKKQKKIAVLSIDIDRFKIINDSLGHFAGDMVLKEISERIERVLPSGSYLGRFSGDKFTLVLSREATIEKVMKASKKILDEISHPLFQSDQEFIVTASIGVSLYPDDGSDEHILLKNADIATNRSKLQGGNRVTFFSMEMNQQAMVRLELESYLRKALQKNEFYLCYQPLIDLETGNLYGSEALIRWNHPKLGLVSPGEFIPLAEETGLIGDIGGWVLRSACQQNRRWQMLGYESLSISVNVSAYQFQQPGFLQEVKTALELSGMEPQYLTLELTESTMLRNVEYSIQVMQSLQDIGVKVSIDDFGTGYSSLSYLKDLPINTLKIDRSFINNLRLNTSDVAIVKAIITMGHGLSVKVVAEGVETLEQIELLKELKCHYAQGFYIHKPLMTRDFEEGLSKYVQTHS; from the coding sequence ATGGCACAGACGATTACATGTTTATATAAGAATATTAGCGGGCTTAATAGTTTTATAGACTTGAATGAATTGACTGAATACCCGAATCTGCTTGTGCAGGTCTTTACAGGGACTCCTGAAAGCCTATTTATCGCAGAAATTCAAAAGGAACTGAAAAATAAGCTTCCCTTTGCACATATAGCAGGCTGTTCAACTTCCGGTGAAATTCATGATGGGCGCATTACGGAAAAACAAACAATCATTTGCTTTACTATTTTTGAAAAAACGGAATTAAAATCTTTCCTGTTAAACAGGAGCGATTTTAAAGACAGTTATGAAATGGGCAAAGCCCTGGCACGGGAACTTGCTATCTTTAATACCGAAGCTGTAATTATCTTTCCTGCAGGATTTGATGTTGATTCCACTGACCTCCTGGAAGGGATAAATGAAACCCAGCCGAACATGGTGATTTCCGGCGGCCTTGCCGGAGATAATGGTTTATTCCAGGAGGGTTTTTCTTTTACTCAAGAGGGAATCACCAGCGATGGGCTTGCGGCAGTTGCCCTTCAAAGCGGCCATTTGTCAGTGCGTCATTTTGAAAATTATCAGTGGCAGGAGATTGGAAAAAGCTTTACTGTCACAAAGGCAGAAGGATCTATCATCTACTCCCTGGACGATAAGAGGCCTTTAACTATTTTAAAGCGCTATTTGGGAGAGGCTTTTATTAAGGAACTGCCCAAATCAGGTACTGAATTCCCGTTCCTTTTACAGTACCGTGGAGAAAAAGTATCTGTTTTTATTATAAAATTACTTGAAAATGGTGCAATTAAAGTAAACAGAAGGGTTGAGGCAGGAGACACACTTACGTTTGCTTATGCAAATCTGGAGGACATTATTGACCGGTCTTTAAAGGAATTAAAACAGCTTGACCAGGTTTCTCCTGAAAGCATATTTATATACAATTGCATGGCCAGGAAGCAATTTGCAAGAGACTTTACGGAAAAAGAACTGGCAATGTTTCAGAAAATAGCTCCGTCTAACGGCTTTTTCTCTTATGGAGAAATATCCTGCCGTAAAGGCGGACATCCGCAGATGGTCGGACATTCTCTTACATACCTTGCTCTATCAGAAAATAGTGCTGAAGCAAAGAAGGAACAGCAGAATGAATTTGTTTATGAAAAAACCGCCCAATTTAATACGATTACTTCATTAACTCATTTAATGCATGCTTCTCAGGATGATATTAAATCATTAAACAGCAGTCTTAAAATGTCAGAACAATATTATAAATCTCTATTTGATAATAATGCAGACTTTGTTTATTCAACTGATCTGAAGGGGAATTTCACAAGTGTCAACCCGGCATTTGAGAAAACTTTCGGATACAGCCGGGAAGAAATAATCGGAAAAACCGCTCTTTCCTATGTGAGCGATATGGATGTACAAAGGGTCCGGATGCACTTTTATCGGGCATTAAGAGGAAAGGAGCAATATTATAATGTATATATTGATTCAAAAACCGGCGAGAAGAATCTCTTTCAGCTGAAAAATATTCCGATTACGGTTAATGGGGAATGTGTAGGCATTTATGGAATCGGCAGAAATATTACTGAACAGAAAAAAATTGAAGAGAAGATAACAGAACTGGCTTTTTTTGACCGGGATACAGGGCTGCCAAACAGAATGAAGTTTACAGAACAATTGGAAATGCAATTAAAGAGAGCCAGGAAGAAACAGAAGAAAATTGCCGTTCTTTCTATTGATATTGACCGCTTTAAAATCATAAATGACAGTCTTGGGCACTTTGCAGGGGATATGGTGTTAAAGGAAATTTCCGAAAGAATTGAGAGGGTTTTGCCTTCCGGTTCTTATTTGGGAAGATTCAGCGGGGATAAGTTTACCCTGGTACTATCGAGGGAAGCAACCATTGAAAAAGTTATGAAAGCCTCCAAAAAGATATTAGATGAAATATCCCATCCTTTATTTCAGTCGGATCAGGAGTTTATTGTTACTGCGAGTATTGGTGTAAGCCTATATCCGGACGATGGATCTGACGAGCACATACTGCTGAAAAATGCAGATATTGCCACGAACCGCTCCAAGCTGCAGGGAGGAAACAGGGTCACGTTTTTCTCGATGGAAATGAATCAGCAGGCAATGGTCAGACTTGAGCTTGAAAGCTACTTAAGAAAAGCATTGCAGAAAAATGAGTTTTATTTATGCTATCAGCCATTAATCGACCTTGAAACTGGCAATTTATATGGAAGCGAAGCCCTGATCCGCTGGAATCATCCAAAACTTGGACTTGTTTCACCAGGTGAATTTATTCCTCTTGCAGAAGAAACTGGTCTCATTGGGGATATTGGCGGCTGGGTGTTGAGGTCGGCCTGCCAGCAAAATAGGCGCTGGCAAATGCTCGGCTATGAATCTCTTTCCATTTCTGTGAATGTGTCAGCCTATCAATTCCAGCAGCCGGGTTTTCTTCAGGAAGTTAAGACGGCATTGGAGCTTTCAGGTATGGAGCCGCAATATTTAACATTGGAGCTGACGGAAAGCACGATGCTGAGAAATGTTGAGTACAGTATACAAGTTATGCAGTCTCTGCAGGATATCGGTGTCAAGGTATCCATTGATGATTTTGGAACCGGATATTCTTCATTAAGTTATTTAAAGGACCTTCCAATCAATACATTAAAAATCGACCGGTCGTTTATCAATAACCTTCGACTAAATACATCTGATGTTGCCATTGTAAAAGCCATCATCACCATGGGACATGGGCTCTCCGTTAAGGTGGTGGCTGAAGGGGTGGAAACACTGGAGCAGATTGAGCTTTTAAAGGAATTGAAATGCCATTATGCACAGGGCTTTTATATACATAAGCCGCTTATGACCAGAGATTTTGAGGAAGGTCTATCAAAATACGTTCAAACGCACAGCTAG
- a CDS encoding YisL family protein gives MIHAHITTWLLALVLFIIALILHKSGKQKGLKVVHMILRLFYLLIIGTGVWILSSLNSIDLLYVLKSLVGIWVIAMFEMIIIRTVKGKKTSILWGQFIVALILVLYLGFVKLPLTFIAV, from the coding sequence ATGATACATGCCCATATAACAACATGGTTATTAGCACTTGTTCTATTTATTATTGCCCTTATACTGCATAAAAGCGGCAAACAAAAAGGTTTAAAAGTGGTTCACATGATTTTGAGATTATTTTATCTGCTAATCATTGGAACAGGAGTTTGGATTTTAAGCAGCCTTAACAGCATCGACCTTCTTTATGTGTTGAAGTCATTAGTAGGCATTTGGGTAATTGCTATGTTTGAAATGATTATCATCCGTACTGTCAAAGGGAAAAAGACTTCTATTTTATGGGGACAGTTCATTGTCGCTCTAATCCTGGTTCTATATTTAGGATTTGTTAAATTGCCATTAACTTTTATCGCAGTCTAA